In Malaclemys terrapin pileata isolate rMalTer1 chromosome 10, rMalTer1.hap1, whole genome shotgun sequence, the following are encoded in one genomic region:
- the GDE1 gene encoding glycerophosphodiester phosphodiesterase 1 isoform X2 → MHDDTVERTTDGSGSLRDFTFEEIRKLNPAAKHRLWRDFRGEKVPTLKEAVMECMHYNLIIYFDVKGHANQAVDALKLLYLEYPRLYNSSIVCSFIPEIVYKMRQSDRNVVTALTHRPWSLSHFGDGKPRFDCFWKHYGYMMMDVIMDWSLHNFLWYLCGVSAFLMQKNYISQEYVRQWSSRGVQVVGWTVNTLTEKMYYETVLETSYITDSLVEDCDPHY, encoded by the exons ATGCATGATGATACAGTAGAAAGGACAACTGATGGGTCTGGGAGTTTACGTGATTTTACGTTTGAAGAAATTAGGAAGCTTAATCCAGCTGCAAAACATAGACTATG GAGAGATTTCCGGGGTGAAAAAGTACCAACTTTGAAAGAAGCCGTTATGGAATGTATGCATTATAACCTCATAATCTACTTCGATGTCAAAGGCCATGCAAATCAG GCAGTTGATGCCCTAAAACTCCTCTATCTGGAATATCCTCGTTTGTACAACAGTAGCATTGTCTGCTCTTTCATACCAGAGATCGTCTATAAG ATGAGGCAATCTGATAGGAATGTTGTTACAGCATTAACACACAGGCCCTGGAGCCTTAGTCATTTTGGAGATGGGAAGCCTCGTTTTGATTGCTTTTGGAAGCACTATGGGTATATGATGATGGACGTCATTATGGACTGGAGCCTACACAACTTCTTGTGGTACCTGTGTGGGGTTTCAGCTTTCCTCATGCAGAAAAATTACATTTCACA AGAGTATGTGAGGCAGTGGTCTTCACGAGGAGTTCAAGTGGTTGGCTGGACAGTGAACACACTTACAGAAAAAATGTACTATGAGACCGTCCTTGAGACCAGCTACATCACAGACAGCTTGGTGGAGGACTGTGATCCTCACTATTAG
- the GDE1 gene encoding glycerophosphodiester phosphodiesterase 1 isoform X1: MLLGAFTTLLGALLVLSRSPMFSCLLTGGLYLALRLFSLEPVSLQRAQHIVQPRGSAARIAHRGGAHDAPENTLAAIRQAAENGATGVELDLEFTADGIPILMHDDTVERTTDGSGSLRDFTFEEIRKLNPAAKHRLWRDFRGEKVPTLKEAVMECMHYNLIIYFDVKGHANQAVDALKLLYLEYPRLYNSSIVCSFIPEIVYKMRQSDRNVVTALTHRPWSLSHFGDGKPRFDCFWKHYGYMMMDVIMDWSLHNFLWYLCGVSAFLMQKNYISQEYVRQWSSRGVQVVGWTVNTLTEKMYYETVLETSYITDSLVEDCDPHY; the protein is encoded by the exons atGCTGCTGGGCGCCTTCACGACGCTGCTGGGGGCGCTGTTGGTGCTGAGCCGCAGCCCGATGTTCTCCTGCCTGCTCACGGGCGGCCTCTACCTGGCGCTGCGGCTCTTCAGCCTGGAGCCGGTCTCCCTGCAGCGGGCCCAGCACATTGTGCAGCCCCGCGGCTCCGCCGCCCGCATCGCCCACCGCGGCGGCGCGCACGACGCGCCCGAGAACACGCTGGCGGCCATCAGACAG gcagCTGAGAATGGAGCCACAGGCGTGGAGCTGGACCTTGAATTCACTGCAGATGGCATTCCCATTCTAATGCATGATGATACAGTAGAAAGGACAACTGATGGGTCTGGGAGTTTACGTGATTTTACGTTTGAAGAAATTAGGAAGCTTAATCCAGCTGCAAAACATAGACTATG GAGAGATTTCCGGGGTGAAAAAGTACCAACTTTGAAAGAAGCCGTTATGGAATGTATGCATTATAACCTCATAATCTACTTCGATGTCAAAGGCCATGCAAATCAG GCAGTTGATGCCCTAAAACTCCTCTATCTGGAATATCCTCGTTTGTACAACAGTAGCATTGTCTGCTCTTTCATACCAGAGATCGTCTATAAG ATGAGGCAATCTGATAGGAATGTTGTTACAGCATTAACACACAGGCCCTGGAGCCTTAGTCATTTTGGAGATGGGAAGCCTCGTTTTGATTGCTTTTGGAAGCACTATGGGTATATGATGATGGACGTCATTATGGACTGGAGCCTACACAACTTCTTGTGGTACCTGTGTGGGGTTTCAGCTTTCCTCATGCAGAAAAATTACATTTCACA AGAGTATGTGAGGCAGTGGTCTTCACGAGGAGTTCAAGTGGTTGGCTGGACAGTGAACACACTTACAGAAAAAATGTACTATGAGACCGTCCTTGAGACCAGCTACATCACAGACAGCTTGGTGGAGGACTGTGATCCTCACTATTAG